The Bacteroides ovatus genomic interval GTAGGTCGCGAAACCTTCCAGATGGGTGCCGGTGAAGTGACTACCGATCAGCAACATACCATTTTCCAATTGCCTTTCGGTGCCGCTGCACGTTACCAATGGAATCGCGGTGGATCTTTCCAACCTTATGTCAGTGCTAAATTAGGTGCTGAATATGCTAAAATCCGCTCTAATTTCAGCATGTTGGAAGCAAGAGAAAACAGTTGGGGATTCTATGCTTCTCCTGAAGTAGGTATCAATGTATTCCCATGGGTTTACGGACCGGGCTTGCACTTTGCTTTGTACTACAGCTATGGTACCAACAAAGCTGATGTACTGCATTACAGTGTAGATGGATTGAGCAACTTCGGTTTCCGCCTGGGTGTATCGTTCTAAAAAGAACTGCAACTATCAGAATATTACGTTAATAATAAAAAAGGTAAAAGGTAGCTTTTAATATAGATACCTTTTACCTTTCTTTTTTTAT includes:
- a CDS encoding porin family protein, which gives rise to MKTRKNIYFKVVALAAIAIAFAMPAKAQLSDNGYANIDWQFNAPLSNHFADKASGWGMNFEGGYFVTPNIGLGLFLNYHSNHEYVGRETFQMGAGEVTTDQQHTIFQLPFGAAARYQWNRGGSFQPYVSAKLGAEYAKIRSNFSMLEARENSWGFYASPEVGINVFPWVYGPGLHFALYYSYGTNKADVLHYSVDGLSNFGFRLGVSF